From the genome of Scytonema hofmannii PCC 7110, one region includes:
- a CDS encoding agmatinase family protein yields MTEQSFNDPNSHFQANSTEAGRALEKEANLPLTGWQQEVSRGLELGLEAAESIRDRSIPTFSRGELPHYAGINTFLKAPYLEDVRRVGEYDVAIVGVPHDSGTTYRPGTRFGPQGIRRISALYTPYNFEFGVDLREQITLCDVGDIFTIPANNEKSFDQISKGVAHIFSSGAFPVILGGDHSIGFPTVRGVCRHLGDKKVGIIHFDRHVDTQETDLDERMHTCPWFHATNIKNAPAKNLVQLGIGGWQVPRQGVKVCRERATNILTVTDITEMGLDAAVDFALERALDGTDCVYISFDIDCIDAGFVPGTGWPEPGGLLPREALYLLGKIIRNVPVCGLEVVEVSPPYDISDMTSLMATRVICDAMAHLVLSGQLPRKQKPAYIHPASQPELIEEWR; encoded by the coding sequence ATGACTGAACAATCTTTTAACGATCCTAATTCTCATTTCCAAGCAAATTCTACGGAAGCGGGACGTGCGTTGGAAAAAGAAGCTAATTTACCGCTTACAGGCTGGCAACAGGAAGTTTCTAGAGGACTAGAATTAGGGTTAGAAGCAGCAGAAAGTATACGCGATCGCTCGATTCCTACCTTTTCACGCGGTGAACTTCCCCATTATGCTGGGATTAATACTTTCTTGAAAGCACCGTATTTAGAGGATGTGCGTAGGGTAGGTGAATATGATGTAGCGATCGTTGGTGTTCCCCATGATTCTGGAACGACTTATCGACCGGGGACACGTTTTGGTCCACAAGGTATTCGTCGGATCTCCGCATTATACACCCCCTACAATTTTGAATTTGGTGTAGACTTGCGCGAGCAAATTACTTTATGTGATGTCGGTGACATTTTCACCATTCCAGCTAATAATGAAAAATCCTTTGACCAAATTTCCAAGGGCGTTGCTCATATCTTCAGTTCTGGGGCATTCCCGGTAATTTTGGGAGGGGATCATTCAATTGGTTTTCCTACAGTGCGTGGTGTTTGTCGTCATTTAGGCGATAAAAAAGTAGGCATTATTCACTTCGATCGCCATGTGGATACCCAGGAAACAGATTTAGATGAAAGAATGCATACCTGTCCTTGGTTTCATGCAACAAATATTAAAAATGCCCCAGCAAAAAATCTAGTGCAATTGGGAATTGGTGGCTGGCAAGTGCCGCGCCAAGGTGTTAAAGTTTGTCGAGAAAGGGCAACAAATATCCTCACAGTGACAGATATTACCGAAATGGGCTTAGATGCAGCCGTTGATTTTGCTTTGGAAAGAGCATTAGACGGTACGGATTGTGTTTATATCAGTTTCGATATTGATTGCATTGATGCTGGTTTTGTTCCTGGGACTGGTTGGCCGGAACCCGGTGGTTTATTACCGCGTGAAGCCCTATATTTGTTAGGTAAAATTATCCGAAATGTACCTGTTTGTGGTTTAGAAGTTGTGGAAGTTTCACCTCCTTATGATATTAGTGATATGACATCTTTAATGGCAACACGAGTTATTTGTGATGCCATGGCACATCTAGTTTTATCTGGTCAATTACCACGCAAACAAAAGCCTGCATATATTCATCCTGCTTCCCAACCAGAATTAATTGAGGAATGGAGGTAA
- the hypB gene encoding hydrogenase nickel incorporation protein HypB: protein MHQTFDAALGINLLHVNQQGADHNRAHFDEWGITCFNIMSSPGAGKTALLERTLEALSNELKIAVIEGDMTTHLDAERLEKYNVPVFAINTGRSCHLDSRMVAGGIHRLEDEYNPSDFDIVLVENVGNLVCPAEFEVGEHAKVALLSITEGEDKPLKYPIMFQEADCLLITKIDLAPYLDIDISQIEANIRQINPDVEIIPVSTKTGEGLEVWLNWLRIQTKASQILVD, encoded by the coding sequence ATGCATCAAACATTTGACGCAGCATTAGGAATTAACCTACTTCATGTTAATCAACAAGGTGCTGACCACAACCGAGCACATTTTGATGAATGGGGAATTACTTGTTTCAATATTATGAGTAGCCCTGGTGCTGGAAAAACGGCATTATTAGAACGCACGCTAGAAGCTTTAAGTAATGAGTTAAAAATAGCTGTGATTGAAGGCGACATGACAACTCATTTAGATGCCGAACGTTTAGAAAAATATAATGTTCCTGTATTTGCCATAAATACAGGACGTTCTTGTCATTTAGATTCTAGAATGGTAGCTGGTGGCATTCATCGACTGGAAGATGAATACAATCCTTCAGATTTTGATATAGTTTTGGTAGAAAATGTTGGTAATTTAGTTTGTCCTGCTGAATTTGAAGTAGGAGAACACGCAAAAGTTGCTTTATTAAGTATTACTGAAGGAGAAGATAAACCACTAAAATATCCGATTATGTTTCAAGAAGCAGATTGTTTGCTGATTACAAAAATAGATTTAGCTCCTTATTTAGACATTGATATTAGCCAAATTGAAGCAAACATCCGTCAGATAAATCCTGATGTGGAGATTATTCCTGTTTCTACTAAAACAGGTGAGGGATTAGAAGTTTGGTTAAATTGGCTGCGTATACAGACAAAAGCGAGTCAAATACTTGTCGATTAA
- the hypA gene encoding hydrogenase maturation nickel metallochaperone HypA, whose translation MHETDMTKALILTVKDWWESQPERLEISQVHLIIGKFTCVEPASLQFAFEVQTRNTFLEKAKLIVQETPLIAFCHRCQHEYSPQIGLRYACPDCNSPMEDIRSGRELKIDKIEYAYASNI comes from the coding sequence TTGCACGAAACTGATATGACAAAGGCACTGATTTTAACAGTAAAAGATTGGTGGGAATCTCAACCAGAGCGTCTAGAAATTTCTCAAGTTCACTTAATTATCGGTAAGTTTACTTGCGTTGAACCCGCTAGTTTACAATTTGCTTTTGAAGTCCAAACACGCAATACCTTTTTAGAAAAAGCCAAATTGATCGTTCAAGAAACACCACTGATTGCTTTCTGTCATCGTTGCCAACACGAATATTCACCACAAATTGGTTTGCGGTACGCTTGTCCTGACTGTAATTCTCCAATGGAGGATATTCGTTCGGGTAGAGAGTTGAAAATTGATAAAATAGAGTACGCTTATGCATCAAACATTTGA